In one Diabrotica virgifera virgifera chromosome 7, PGI_DIABVI_V3a genomic region, the following are encoded:
- the LOC126888447 gene encoding uncharacterized protein LOC126888447 isoform X8: MKLKILISSFLLVGISQAALLGRQGILAQTANKLGLGNIISVNADAEANLLGNKVGVDGAVGIGGQGIGAHLSGDADVLGQKVNVHGDVLDGHAIDQHNHEVFRDNRGRQYTLQRQYIGSNSVLVRKYLDNGQIYVDGADQDNVLQHSQSGRVVISGNSGSNGGYMQQGGLLINRVPNINVIATSRDRDATVRIPLTGHLPNGIVELDPGFSGPWGNMKLDPGFAGPWRNMLLNIKRVSPLEWQEWLLEQKQRNRNLDLTLIEQWINQQHLLLKVDTAVIEGWIMQQQKSNPNFLYNWIINHQVPNLLGNMRLPGYIPDMRTWDGKMRLPTEQKVTPQVWQQWVIQQKQTNNVDLSAIENWIQQQQKTLNLNADSLEGWIMQQQQSNPSFLYNWTVKKQVPNLSVDFGKNILDQLKNGADKTVEVVNGVLRLPTSTNTDSVIPVDENGNIVLGGRPRDSSVVLDFGKNVLDQVKNGDDKTVEVINDVLTRPTSRDRDASVVLGGNDRPVLVDRPTFDLPTSRDRDATVVIGGNDRPILDLPTSRDRDATVVIGGNDRPLLDRPTSRDRDATVVLGGNERPVVLDRPTFDLPTSRDRDATVVIGGNDRPLLDRPTSRDRDATVVLGGNDRPVVLDRPTFDLPTSRDRDATVVVGGNDRPLLDLPTSRDRDATVVARGNDRPVVLERPTFDLPTSRDRDATVVIGGNDRPLLDRPTSRDRDATVVLGGNDRPVVLDRPTFDLPTSRDRDATVVVGGNDRPLLDLPTSRDRDATVVIGGNDRPLLDRPTSRDRDATVVLGGNDRPVVLDRPTFDLPTSRDRDATVVVGGNDRPLLDLPTSRDRDATVVIGGNDRPLLDRPTSRDRDATVVLGGNDRPVVLDRPTFDLPTSRDRDATVVVGGNDRPLLDLPTSRDRDATVVIGGNDRPLLDRPTSRDRDATVVLGGNDRPVLDRPTSRDRDATVVLGGNDRPVLDRPTSRDRDATVVLGGNDRPVVLDRPTFDLPTSRDRDATVVIGGNDRPLLDRPTSRDRDATVVLGGNDRPVLDRPTSRDRDATVVLGGNDRPVVLDRPTFDLPTSRDRDATVVVGGNDRPLLDLPTSRDRDATVVLGGNDTPVLDRPTSRDRDATVVLGGNDRPVVLDRPTFDLPTSRDRDATVVIGGNDRPLLDLPTSRDRDATVVLGGNDRPVVLDRPTFDLPTSRDRDATVVISGNDRPLFERPTSRDRDASVVLDLGKNVLNNIKNGADKTVQVVDNVLNHATSRDRDSSVVIELPVSKDRDSSVILNGRTLPTTNIEIDPGFAGPLRNILSIKKVQPVDWQKWLIQQKQKNNIDITVIENWINNQHEVLKLDQSIIEAWIMQQQNSNPSFLYNWMIRKQIPNMLNENGPMVESPLNGKGPMMEPTGKLNVEKATPEVWQRWVIQQKQQNNVDLNVIENWINQQHQVLKQDVGDLEGWIIQQQRMNPSFLYNWIIRKEVPQISSQWFVQSKEVEEPEVSQLYVNGQMVESVEPSVWQQWLIAQKQKYNIDISVIENWINQQHQQMKLDVGYLEGWIMQQQNANANFLVNWIIKRQVPSFSYQWKMVRMVSQPQNSGTFHVWINNRSVEKVSPEVWKQWVSEQQRNGMDMSLVERNINQWHESLKVDLAYLEAWVMQEQQADSKFLYRWTVERKIPAISYKWKMESQRVQPVVTSSSSHTYTWKVQKQTQQ, from the exons aGACAACAGAGGCCGTCAATACACCCTTCAACGTCAGTACATCGGTTCCAACTCCGTCTTGGTCAGAAAATACTTGGACAATGGACAAATTTACGTCGATGGTGCAGACCAAGATAATGTATTGCAACATTCTCAGTCCGGTAGGGTTGTAATTAGCGGAAACAGTGGCTCCAATGGTGGATATATGCAACAAGGAGGACTCCTTATTAATCGAGTACCAAATATAAATGTTATTGCTACATCTAGAGATAGGGACGCAACAGTTCGTATACCACTTACAGGTCATTTACCAAATGGTATTGTAGAACTAGATCCCGGTTTCTCTGGACCATGGGGAAATATGAAACTAGATCCCGGTTTCGCAGGTCCATGGAGAAATATGCTTTTGAATATTAAGAGAGTATCACCTCTAGAGTGGCAAGAATGGCTGCTTGAACAAAAACAAAGGAACAGAAACCTTGATTTAACTCTTATTGAACAATGGATTAATCAACAACATTTATTATTGAAGGTAGACACTGCAGTTATAGAAGGATGGATCATGCAGCAACAAAAATCTAACCCTAACTTCTTGTATAACTGGATCATTAATCACCAGGTTCCTAATCTTTTAGGCAACATGAGGCTGCCAGGTTATATTCCAGACATGAGAACTTGGGACGGAAAAATGAGACTACCAACAGAGCAAAAAGTAACACCACAAGTTTGGCAACAGTGGGTAATTCAGCAAAAGCAAACGAACAACGTTGATTTATCTGCTATCGAAAACTGGATCCAGCAGCAACAAAAGACATTGAATCTGAATGCTGACTCTTTGGAGGGTTGGATTATGCAGCAACAACAGTCAAATCCTAGCTTTTTATACAACTGGACAGTCAAGAAACAGGTTCCTAACCTATCAGTTGACTTTGGTAAAAATATTCTAGATCAGCTTAAGAATGGCGCTGATAAGACAGTTGAAGTTGTTAATGGTGTTTTGAGACTTCCAACATCCACAAATACAGACTCAGTTATTCCAGTTGATGAGAATGGTAACATTGTTCTAGGCGGCCGTCCAAGAGACAGTTCTGTAGTGCTCGATTTTGGTAAAAATGTCTTAGATCAAGTAAAGAATGGTGATGATAAAACCGTCGAAGTTATCAACGATGTTTTAACACGCCCAACATCCAGAGATAGAGACGCATCTGTAGTCCTTGGAGGTAATGACCGACCTGTTCTTGTTGACCGTCCAACATTTGACCTTCCAACATCCAGAGACAGAGATGCAACTGTTGTTATTGGAGGTAATGACAGACCTATTCTTGATCTCCCAACTTCCAGAGACAGAGACGCAACTGTTGTTATTGGAGGTAATGACAGACCACTTCTTGACCGTCCAACATCCAGAGATAGAGATGCAACTGTAGTCCTAGGAGGTAATGAAAGACCTGTTGTTCTTGACCGTCCAACATTTGACCTCCCAACGTCAAGAGACAGAGATGCAACCGTAGTTATTGGAGGTAATGACAGACCTCTTCTTGACCGTCCAACATCCAGAGATAGAGATGCAACTGTAGTCCTAGGAGGTAATGACAGACCTGTTGTTCTTGACCGTCCAACATTTGACCTCCCAACGTCAAGAGACAGAGATGCAACCGTAGTTGTCGGAGGTAATGACAGACCTCTTCTTGACCTTCCAACATCCAGAGACAGAGATGCAACCGTAGTTGCCAGAGGTAATGACAGACCTGTTGTTCTTGAACGTCCAACATTTGACCTCCCAACGTCAAGAGACAGAGATGCAACCGTAGTTATTGGAGGTAATGACAGAC CTCTTCTTGACCGTCCAACATCCAGAGATAGAGATGCAACTGTAGTCCTAGGAGGTAATGACAGACCTGTTGTTCTTGACCGTCCAACATTTGACCTCCCAACGTCAAGAGACAGAGATGCAACCGTAGTTGTCGGAGGTAATGACAGACCTCTTCTTGACCTTCCAACATCCAGAGATAGAGACGCAACCGTTGTCATTGGAGGTAATGATAGACCCCTTCTTGACCGTCCAACATCCAGAGATAGAGACGCAACTGTAGTCCTTGGAGGTAATGACAGAC CTGTTGTTCTTGACCGTCCAACATTTGACCTCCCAACATCCAGAGACAGAGATGCAACCGTAGTTGTCGGAGGCAATGACAGACCTCTTCTTGATCTTCCAACATCCAGAGATAGAGATGCAACTGTAGTTATTGGAGGTAATGACAGACCTCTTCTTGACCGTCCAACATCCAGAGATAGAGATGCAACTGTAGTCCTAGGAGGTAATGACAGACCTGTTGTTCTTGACCGTCCAACATTTGACCTCCCAACGTCAAGAGACAGAGATGCAACCGTAGTTGTCGGAGGTAATGACAGACCTCTTCTTGACCTTCCAACATCCAGAGATAGAGACGCAACCGTTGTCATTGGAGGTAATGATAGACCCCTTCTTGACCGTCCAACATCCAGAGATAGAGACGCAACTGTAGTCCTTGGAGGTAATGACAGACCTGTTCTTGACCGTCCAACATCCAGAGATAGAGATGCAACTGTAGTCCTTGGAGGTAATGACAGAC CTGTTCTTGACCGTCCAACATCCAGAGATAGAGATGCAACTGTAGTCCTTGGAGGTAATGACAGACCTGTTGTTCTTGACCGTCCAACATTTGAC CTTCCAACATCCAGAGATAGAGACGCAACCGTTGTCATTGGAGGTAATGATAGACCCCTTCTTGACCGTCCAACATCCAGAGATAGAGACGCAACTGTAGTCCTTGGAGGTAATGACAGACCTGTTCTTGACCGTCCAACATCCAGAGATAGAGATGCAACTGTAGTCCTTGGAGGTAATGACAGACCTGTTGTTCTTGACCGTCCAACATTTGACCTCCCAACATCCAGAGACAGAGATGCAACCGTAGTTGTCGGAGGCAATGACAGACCTCTTCTTGATCTTCCAACATCCAGAGATAGAGACGCAACTGTAGTCCTTGGAGGTAATGACACACCTGTTCTTGACCGTCCAACATCCAGAGATAGAGATGCAACTGTAGTCCTTGGAGGTAATGACAGACCTGTTGTTCTTGACCGTCCAACATTTGACCTCCCAACATCCAGAGACAGAGATGCAACTGTTGTTATTGGAGGTAATGATAGACCTCTTCTTGATCTTCCAACATCCAGAGATAGAGATGCAACTGTAGTCCTTGGAGGTAATGACAGACCTGTTGTTCTTGACCGTCCAACATTTGACCTACCAACATCCAGAGATAGAGACGCAACTGTTGTAATTAGTGGTAATGACAGACCTCTTTTTGAGCGCCCCACATCCAGAGATAGAGATGCTTCTGTTGTCCTAGATTTAggtaaaaatgttttaaataacattaaaaatggTGCTGACAAAACTGTCCAGGTTGTTGATAACGTTTTAAACCATGCAACCTCCAGAGACAGAGATTCTTCTGTAGTAATTGAACTTCCTGTATCAAAGGATAGAGATTCTTCAGTTATTCTTAACGGTCGCACGCTACCAACCACCAACATTGAAATAGATCCTGGATTCGCTGGCCCATTGAGAAATATATTGAGCATCAAGAAAGTACAGCCGGTAGATTGGCAAAAATGGTTGATTCAACAAAAACAAAAGAACAACATTGATATAACTGTTATTGAAAACTGGATCAATAACCAACATGAAGTATTAAAACTAGACCAAAGTATTATAGAGGCATGGATAATGCAACAACAAAACTCAAATCCAAGCTTTTTGTACAACTGGATGATTAGGAAACAGATACCCAATATGTTAAACGAAAACGGACCAATGGTAGAATCACCTTTGAATGGAAAAGGACCAATGATGGAACCAACTGGGAAATTAAATGTAGAAAAAGCAACTCCAGAAGTTTGGCAACGATGGGTAAtacaacaaaaacaacagaaCAACGTTGATTTAAATGTTATCGAAAACTGGATCAACCAGCAACACCAGGTATTAAAACAAGATGTAGGAGACTTGGAAGGATGGATCATCCAGCAACAAAGGATGAATCCTAGCTTTTTGTACAATTGGATAATCAGGAAAGAGGTTCCTCAAATTTCCTCCCAATGGTTTGTCCAAAGTAAAGAAGTTGAAGAACCTGAAGTTTCACAACTATACGTAAATGGACAAATGGTTGAAAGCGTAGAACCAAGTGTTTGGCAGCAATGGTTAATtgcacaaaaacaaaaatataacatcGATATAAGCGTTATAGAAAACTGGATAAATCAACAACACCAACAAATGAAGTTGGATGTTGGATACTTGGAAGGGTGGATCATGCAACAACAAAACGCCAATGCTAACTTCTTGGTCAACTGGATCATCAAAAGACAAGTTCCCAGTTTTTCATACCAATGGAAAATGGTACGCATGGTTTCACAACCACAAAATAGCGGCACTTTCCACGTTTGGATCAACAATAGAAGCGTAGAGAAAGTTTCCCCTGAGGTTTGGAAACAATGGGTCAGTGAACAACAAAGGAACGGCATGGATATGAGTCTTGTAGAGAGAAACATCAACCAATGGCACGAATCACTGAAGGTAGATCTTGCATATTTGGAAGCATGGGTAATGCAAGAACAACAAGCTGACTCCAAATTTTTGTATAGATGGACAGTCGAGAGAAAAATCCCCGCTATCTCTTACAAGTGGAAGATGGAAAGTCAGAGAGTACAACCTGTAGTCACAAGCAGCTCTTCACATACCTACACCTGGAAAGTACAAAAGCAAACACAACAGTAG
- the LOC126888447 gene encoding uncharacterized protein LOC126888447 isoform X40 yields the protein MKLKILISSFLLVGISQAALLGRQGILAQTANKLGLGNIISVNADAEANLLGNKVGVDGAVGIGGQGIGAHLSGDADVLGQKVNVHGDVLDGHAIDQHNHEVFRDNRGRQYTLQRQYIGSNSVLVRKYLDNGQIYVDGADQDNVLQHSQSGRVVISGNSGSNGGYMQQGGLLINRVPNINVIATSRDRDATVRIPLTGHLPNGIVELDPGFSGPWGNMKLDPGFAGPWRNMLLNIKRVSPLEWQEWLLEQKQRNRNLDLTLIEQWINQQHLLLKVDTAVIEGWIMQQQKSNPNFLYNWIINHQVPNLLGNMRLPGYIPDMRTWDGKMRLPTEQKVTPQVWQQWVIQQKQTNNVDLSAIENWIQQQQKTLNLNADSLEGWIMQQQQSNPSFLYNWTVKKQVPNLSVDFGKNILDQLKNGADKTVEVVNGVLRLPTSTNTDSVIPVDENGNIVLGGRPRDSSVVLDFGKNVLDQVKNGDDKTVEVINDVLTRPTSRDRDASVVLGGNDRPVLVDRPTFDLPTSRDRDATVVIGGNDRPILDLPTSRDRDATVVIGGNDRPLLDRPTSRDRDATVVLGGNERPVVLDRPTFDLPTSRDRDATVVIGGNDRPLLDRPTSRDRDATVVLGGNDRPVVLDRPTFDLPTSRDRDATVVVGGNDRPLLDLPTSRDRDATVVARGNDRPVVLERPTFDLPTSRDRDATVVIGGNDRPLLDLPTSRDRDATVVVGGNDRPVVLERPTFDLPTSRDRDATVVIGGNDRPLLDRPTSRDRDATVVLGGNDRPVVLDRPTFDLPTSRDRDATVVIGGNDRPLLDRPTSRDRDATVVLGGNDRPVLDRPTSRDRDATVVLGGNDRPVVLDRPTFDLPTSRDRDATVVVGGNDRPLLDLPTSRDRDATVVLGGNDTPVLDRPTSRDRDATVVLGGNDRPVVLDRPTFDLPTSRDRDATVVIGGNDRPLLDLPTSRDRDATVVLGGNDRPVVLDRPTFDLPTSRDRDATVVISGNDRPLFERPTSRDRDASVVLDLGKNVLNNIKNGADKTVQVVDNVLNHATSRDRDSSVVIELPVSKDRDSSVILNGRTLPTTNIEIDPGFAGPLRNILSIKKVQPVDWQKWLIQQKQKNNIDITVIENWINNQHEVLKLDQSIIEAWIMQQQNSNPSFLYNWMIRKQIPNMLNENGPMVESPLNGKGPMMEPTGKLNVEKATPEVWQRWVIQQKQQNNVDLNVIENWINQQHQVLKQDVGDLEGWIIQQQRMNPSFLYNWIIRKEVPQISSQWFVQSKEVEEPEVSQLYVNGQMVESVEPSVWQQWLIAQKQKYNIDISVIENWINQQHQQMKLDVGYLEGWIMQQQNANANFLVNWIIKRQVPSFSYQWKMVRMVSQPQNSGTFHVWINNRSVEKVSPEVWKQWVSEQQRNGMDMSLVERNINQWHESLKVDLAYLEAWVMQEQQADSKFLYRWTVERKIPAISYKWKMESQRVQPVVTSSSSHTYTWKVQKQTQQ from the exons aGACAACAGAGGCCGTCAATACACCCTTCAACGTCAGTACATCGGTTCCAACTCCGTCTTGGTCAGAAAATACTTGGACAATGGACAAATTTACGTCGATGGTGCAGACCAAGATAATGTATTGCAACATTCTCAGTCCGGTAGGGTTGTAATTAGCGGAAACAGTGGCTCCAATGGTGGATATATGCAACAAGGAGGACTCCTTATTAATCGAGTACCAAATATAAATGTTATTGCTACATCTAGAGATAGGGACGCAACAGTTCGTATACCACTTACAGGTCATTTACCAAATGGTATTGTAGAACTAGATCCCGGTTTCTCTGGACCATGGGGAAATATGAAACTAGATCCCGGTTTCGCAGGTCCATGGAGAAATATGCTTTTGAATATTAAGAGAGTATCACCTCTAGAGTGGCAAGAATGGCTGCTTGAACAAAAACAAAGGAACAGAAACCTTGATTTAACTCTTATTGAACAATGGATTAATCAACAACATTTATTATTGAAGGTAGACACTGCAGTTATAGAAGGATGGATCATGCAGCAACAAAAATCTAACCCTAACTTCTTGTATAACTGGATCATTAATCACCAGGTTCCTAATCTTTTAGGCAACATGAGGCTGCCAGGTTATATTCCAGACATGAGAACTTGGGACGGAAAAATGAGACTACCAACAGAGCAAAAAGTAACACCACAAGTTTGGCAACAGTGGGTAATTCAGCAAAAGCAAACGAACAACGTTGATTTATCTGCTATCGAAAACTGGATCCAGCAGCAACAAAAGACATTGAATCTGAATGCTGACTCTTTGGAGGGTTGGATTATGCAGCAACAACAGTCAAATCCTAGCTTTTTATACAACTGGACAGTCAAGAAACAGGTTCCTAACCTATCAGTTGACTTTGGTAAAAATATTCTAGATCAGCTTAAGAATGGCGCTGATAAGACAGTTGAAGTTGTTAATGGTGTTTTGAGACTTCCAACATCCACAAATACAGACTCAGTTATTCCAGTTGATGAGAATGGTAACATTGTTCTAGGCGGCCGTCCAAGAGACAGTTCTGTAGTGCTCGATTTTGGTAAAAATGTCTTAGATCAAGTAAAGAATGGTGATGATAAAACCGTCGAAGTTATCAACGATGTTTTAACACGCCCAACATCCAGAGATAGAGACGCATCTGTAGTCCTTGGAGGTAATGACCGACCTGTTCTTGTTGACCGTCCAACATTTGACCTTCCAACATCCAGAGACAGAGATGCAACTGTTGTTATTGGAGGTAATGACAGACCTATTCTTGATCTCCCAACTTCCAGAGACAGAGACGCAACTGTTGTTATTGGAGGTAATGACAGACCACTTCTTGACCGTCCAACATCCAGAGATAGAGATGCAACTGTAGTCCTAGGAGGTAATGAAAGACCTGTTGTTCTTGACCGTCCAACATTTGACCTCCCAACGTCAAGAGACAGAGATGCAACCGTAGTTATTGGAGGTAATGACAGACCTCTTCTTGACCGTCCAACATCCAGAGATAGAGATGCAACTGTAGTCCTAGGAGGTAATGACAGACCTGTTGTTCTTGACCGTCCAACATTTGACCTCCCAACGTCAAGAGACAGAGATGCAACCGTAGTTGTCGGAGGTAATGACAGACCTCTTCTTGACCTTCCAACATCCAGAGACAGAGATGCAACCGTAGTTGCCAGAGGTAATGACAGACCTGTTGTTCTTGAACGTCCAACATTTGACCTCCCAACGTCAAGAGACAGAGATGCAACCGTAGTTATTGGAGGTAATGACAGAC CTCTTCTTGACCTTCCAACATCCAGAGACAGAGATGCAACCGTAGTTGTTGGAGGTAATGACAGACCTGTTGTTCTTGAACGTCCAACATTTGACCTCCCAACATCCAGAGACAGAGATGCAACTGTAGTTATTGGAGGTAATGACAGACCTCTTCTTGACCGTCCAACATCCAGAGATAGAGATGCAACTGTAGTCCTAGGAGGTAATGACAGACCTGTTGTTCTTGACCGTCCAACATTTGAC CTTCCAACATCCAGAGATAGAGACGCAACCGTTGTCATTGGAGGTAATGATAGACCCCTTCTTGACCGTCCAACATCCAGAGATAGAGACGCAACTGTAGTCCTTGGAGGTAATGACAGACCTGTTCTTGACCGTCCAACATCCAGAGATAGAGATGCAACTGTAGTCCTTGGAGGTAATGACAGACCTGTTGTTCTTGACCGTCCAACATTTGACCTCCCAACATCCAGAGACAGAGATGCAACCGTAGTTGTCGGAGGCAATGACAGACCTCTTCTTGATCTTCCAACATCCAGAGATAGAGACGCAACTGTAGTCCTTGGAGGTAATGACACACCTGTTCTTGACCGTCCAACATCCAGAGATAGAGATGCAACTGTAGTCCTTGGAGGTAATGACAGACCTGTTGTTCTTGACCGTCCAACATTTGACCTCCCAACATCCAGAGACAGAGATGCAACTGTTGTTATTGGAGGTAATGATAGACCTCTTCTTGATCTTCCAACATCCAGAGATAGAGATGCAACTGTAGTCCTTGGAGGTAATGACAGACCTGTTGTTCTTGACCGTCCAACATTTGACCTACCAACATCCAGAGATAGAGACGCAACTGTTGTAATTAGTGGTAATGACAGACCTCTTTTTGAGCGCCCCACATCCAGAGATAGAGATGCTTCTGTTGTCCTAGATTTAggtaaaaatgttttaaataacattaaaaatggTGCTGACAAAACTGTCCAGGTTGTTGATAACGTTTTAAACCATGCAACCTCCAGAGACAGAGATTCTTCTGTAGTAATTGAACTTCCTGTATCAAAGGATAGAGATTCTTCAGTTATTCTTAACGGTCGCACGCTACCAACCACCAACATTGAAATAGATCCTGGATTCGCTGGCCCATTGAGAAATATATTGAGCATCAAGAAAGTACAGCCGGTAGATTGGCAAAAATGGTTGATTCAACAAAAACAAAAGAACAACATTGATATAACTGTTATTGAAAACTGGATCAATAACCAACATGAAGTATTAAAACTAGACCAAAGTATTATAGAGGCATGGATAATGCAACAACAAAACTCAAATCCAAGCTTTTTGTACAACTGGATGATTAGGAAACAGATACCCAATATGTTAAACGAAAACGGACCAATGGTAGAATCACCTTTGAATGGAAAAGGACCAATGATGGAACCAACTGGGAAATTAAATGTAGAAAAAGCAACTCCAGAAGTTTGGCAACGATGGGTAAtacaacaaaaacaacagaaCAACGTTGATTTAAATGTTATCGAAAACTGGATCAACCAGCAACACCAGGTATTAAAACAAGATGTAGGAGACTTGGAAGGATGGATCATCCAGCAACAAAGGATGAATCCTAGCTTTTTGTACAATTGGATAATCAGGAAAGAGGTTCCTCAAATTTCCTCCCAATGGTTTGTCCAAAGTAAAGAAGTTGAAGAACCTGAAGTTTCACAACTATACGTAAATGGACAAATGGTTGAAAGCGTAGAACCAAGTGTTTGGCAGCAATGGTTAATtgcacaaaaacaaaaatataacatcGATATAAGCGTTATAGAAAACTGGATAAATCAACAACACCAACAAATGAAGTTGGATGTTGGATACTTGGAAGGGTGGATCATGCAACAACAAAACGCCAATGCTAACTTCTTGGTCAACTGGATCATCAAAAGACAAGTTCCCAGTTTTTCATACCAATGGAAAATGGTACGCATGGTTTCACAACCACAAAATAGCGGCACTTTCCACGTTTGGATCAACAATAGAAGCGTAGAGAAAGTTTCCCCTGAGGTTTGGAAACAATGGGTCAGTGAACAACAAAGGAACGGCATGGATATGAGTCTTGTAGAGAGAAACATCAACCAATGGCACGAATCACTGAAGGTAGATCTTGCATATTTGGAAGCATGGGTAATGCAAGAACAACAAGCTGACTCCAAATTTTTGTATAGATGGACAGTCGAGAGAAAAATCCCCGCTATCTCTTACAAGTGGAAGATGGAAAGTCAGAGAGTACAACCTGTAGTCACAAGCAGCTCTTCACATACCTACACCTGGAAAGTACAAAAGCAAACACAACAGTAG